TCACTACCCGCAGCCGGTGCATCTGCAGCCGGCCTTCGCCCACCTGGGCCGGCGCGGGCAGTTCCCGGCCGCGGAGCGTGGCGCCGCGGAGATCCTCAGCCTTCCCATGTACGCCGAGCTCGCCGAGGAGCAGGTGGATCACGTCTGCGCGGTCCTGCGCTCGGTGTTCTAGGCGCAGGAAGGGCGCTGCTTTACAAGCCTGCTTCGCCTCTGCTAGACTTGATGGTCTCAACCCGCCACGGAGGCCCTTATCGCCGCTTGCTATCGTTCTCGATGACAACAGCGCTCCACTTCGGACCCGGCGCCGGCTGGCAAGCGCGCTCCTGACCCGATCCGCAGAGCAGTCAGACATCTGAGGTCGACAGCATGGCAAGAAGCGGCACCCTGCTCTCCGAGCACGACATCGACGCAGAGGCCGACATGGGCAGCGCAGGCGCGACGCCGTTCGCGCAGGACGGCGACCTGGTGGCCTTTCCCGTCCGCGATCCCTGGTACTACCGGGCCAGCAAGCGCCTCATGGACATCCTCTTCAGCGGGGTTGGCATCCTGCTGTTCCTGCCGCTGATGGTCCCGCTGGCCATCATCATCAAGCTGGAGAGCGACGGGCCGATCTTCTTCCGGCAGATCCGCGTGGGCAAGGGCAGGCGCCACTTCGTCTGCTACAAGTTCCGTTCGATGGTCGCCGACGCCGAGTCCCTCAAGGAGGAGATCAGCTACCTCAACGAGGCCGAGGGCCCCATGTTCAAGATCCGGGACGATCCCCGGATCACCCCTCTCGGCCGCTTCCTGCGCCGCAGTAGCCTGGACGAGCTGCCGCAGCTCTTCAACGTGCTCAAGGGCGACATGAGCATCGTCGGCCCGCGGCCGCAGATCCCCTCCGAGGTGGAACTCTACGAACCCTGGCACTATCGCCGGCTCGAGGTGCAGCCGGGGATCACCTGCCTCTGGCAGGTGTCGGGGCGGAGCAGCATCGGCTTCGACGAGTGGATGCGACTGGACATGGAGTACGTGAAACTGCGCAGCCTGGTGTTCGACGTGAAGCTCCTCCTGCGCACACTGCCGGCCATCATCGCCAGACGAGGCGCTTACTAGTTTGACGACAGCACTCGGGCAATCCTCCACCCGCTGGGGCGGGCACTGGCCACTGGCCTGCGCCCTGCTGCTGGGCGTGGTGTTGCGTCTCTACCACCTGACGGCCTCGGGCTTCTGGGTGGACGAGATCATCACGCTGGATGCCGTGCGCGTCGTGCGCGAGGTCAGCGCGGGCCATCTGCTGCGGGACCTGCACGGTCCGCTCTACACGGCCGCACTGGCGCTGGGCGCGGAGGCGCTCAGCGGCGAGCGGCTGCGGCTGATCTCGGCCCTGGCGGGCGCGCTGGCCGTGCTGCCGGTCCACGCCTGGGCGCGTCGCGTCTCCGGGGAGCGAAGCGCCGCGCTCGTGGCCTGGCTGGCCGCCCTCAGCCCCTTCGCGGTCTGGTACAGCCAGGAGCTGCGGAACTACAGCTTCGTCCTCCTGCTGGCGGCGAGCTGCCTCTGGGCGGCGGAGCGCTGGCGGGAGCGGGGGACCCCGCGCTGGGGGGACTTCGCGCTCTTCGTCGGCATCGCCTGGCTCGGGCTGCTGGCCAACCTGACCTTTGCGCTGCTGCTCCTCGGCCTGGCCGTGGCCCTGCTGGTGGCGGTCCCGGGGCGGCGGCGGCGACAGGCCGCCTGGCTGGGTCTGGCGGCGCTGCTGCTGGCCCTGCTCAGCCTGCCCTGGATCCGCAGCTTCGTGGAGACCATGGCGCCGCAGCGGCTGGTGCTGGACGTCCCCGGCTGGAGAGACGCCCCCCTGCGCGGCGCGCCGTCGTTCTCGCCCATGGCGCTGCCCTACACCTTCTACGCGCTGCTCATGGGCTTCAGCTGGGGACCGTCGCTGGGCGAGCTCCACGGCAGCCTGGGCGCGGCGCTGGGCCGGCATTCCCTGGCGCTGGGGGTGGCCGGGCTGGTGCTGGCGCCGCTGATGGTGCTGGGCTTTGCCCGCCAGACGCGGAGCCGGCGCTGGGAAATCGTGGCGATTCTCGCGGTCTGCCTGGGGCTCGCCACGGCGCTGGCGCTGAAGAACTTTAAGGTTTACAACGTGCGCTACGTGAGTATGGTTTGGCCGCTTCTCCTCCTGCTGCTGGCGGATGGAATCCTGGCCCTGCGCCCACGGCGATGGCGCCAGCTGGCGACGGCCCTCGTTCTCGGGCTGTTCGCCGGCTCCCTCGCCCAGTACTACTGGAATCCCGCCTACGCGAAGGAAGACGTTCGGGGCGCGGCGCGCCGCCTGGCGGCCGAGGCCGAGGCCGTGCCCGTCGTGGTGGCCGTGGTGGGGGCGCCTTTCGACTACTATTTCAGGGGTAACGTGCCCACGGCGCAGCTGTGGCCGGGCATGCGAAGCGACGATATCCGCGCCAAGGTCGCCGCGCTCGGCGAGCCCGCACGGCTCAAGCTGGTCAGCGCGCGGGACTGGGAGTGGGGCGGCAGCGAGGCCCTGCTGCGCGCGTTCACCGGCTATCGCGAGGTCGGCAGCGCAACATTGCGTGGTGTAAGGATTTACACACTGGAGAAGCGGCCGTGACGCGGCCAACTGGCATCCGACTTGCAGAATCGCGTGGTATCGCGGTCCGCGCGGCCGTTCAACGAGGGGTTGCGTCCTGATGCGGAAGGCCTTGCAGAATAGCATCTTGCACGGATGGAAGGCGGTCCCCGCCGCCCTTCTGCTCGCGCTGGTCGGTTGTGGCGGGTCGAAACCGCCGGTGACGGTCCACACCATTCACGAGGCCGCCACGCTGCAGGAGGAGGGCATCGCGGTCCCCGAGCCGCGCTACCTGCTCGGGCCCGGCGACGTCCTGCGCGCCACCTTCGTGGGGGAGACCGCCCTCGACTCGAACGTCAAGGTCAGCCCGGACGGGCGCGTGCTGCTGCCGCTGCTGGACCAGCCCATCCTCGCCGCCGGCCTGACGCTGGAAGAGCTGCAGAGCGCCATCGTGGACAGCCTGACGCGCTACCTCGTGGACCCGCAGGTCTTCGTGCATCTCGTCGAGCTGGGCAGCCAGCACGTCTTCGTGCTGGGGGAGGTGCGCACGCCGCAGCTGGCCAAGTCGGAGCCGCTCACGCTGGCGGGCGCCATCGCCGCCTGCGGCGGTCTGACGCCGGACGGGCAGAAGAAGCAGGTGATCGTCATCCGTCGCGTCCCGGGGCAGGACCCCGTGGTCTTCGACATCAACTTCTCCAAGCTGCTCAAGGGCGAGTCGCTGCTGCCGGACATTCCGCTGCAGCGCTACGACATCGTGGTCGTGCCCAAGAGCCGCGTGGCGAACCTGCGCGACTTCGTGGACGCGGCCTTCGGCAACAGCCTCGTCGCGCTGCGCTTCGGCCTCGACGCCATCGTCTTCGAGAACGCGCTGTCCAAGGAACTCAACCTCTACTACTCCAACTAGCCGGTACACCGATGGACGTTTCCGACACCCAGAACGCGCAACAGCGTCCTCAGAGCGGGCAGCAGATCACGCTGCGTGAGTTCTTCCTGGTGATCTTCCTGCACAAATGGACGATCATCGGCTCCTTCATCGTGCTCCTCCTGGCGATCATGTGGGGGCTCTCCCTGCGCCAGCGGGTCTTCGTGGCGTCGGTGAAGCTCTTCGTCAACCGCGCGCTGCCCCAGCAGGCGACGATCCGCTACGTGGGCCGTCTGCAGTGGGAAGAGGAGATCAACTCCCTCGCGGAGATGGGCCGCAGCCAGGGCGTGCTCGTGGACACGGCCCGGCGCTACGACCAGTACCGCGGCTGGGCCGACCCGCCGGAGTCGCGCACGCTGGAGATCGCCTCCGGTCTCGCGACGATGGTGGAGGTGGTGCCCGTCCAGGAGACGGACATCATCAACATCCTCGTCCGCGACACGGACGCCGACACGGCTCTCGCCCTGGCGGAGATGTACAGCCAGGGCTTCCTGAACGAGTTCCGCCGCGTTTCGCTGGAGAGCCACGGCCGCAGCTACCTCGAAGGCGCCCTGCGCGACGTGGAGGACCGCATCCGGATCGCGAAGGAGTCCAAGGCGGATCTCCAGGAGGACACGCAGCTGTTCAACTGGAACCACCAGGAGATCGCGCTCACGGAGTCGCTGCAGCAGCTCGAGCTCGATCTCGCGCGCCGGCAGCGGGAGCGCGAGCTCTACGCGCTGCAGGTGGAGCAGGAGCGGCGCTACGTCAGCGCGCCCGAGAGCACGGCCCTGACGAAGGCGCTGCGCGAGGACAATCTCGTCAACAAGAACCTCTTCGTGGTCAACGACCTGCGGATGAACCTCGCCGAGCTGCGCTCGCGCTACACCGACGATCACCGGCTGGTGCGGGCGAAGCGCGACGAGCTGCGGGAGGCCGAGGTCAATCTGGACGGCACCATCCGCGCCGTGCTGGATGAGCACGAGCTGCAGCTGGGGCAGATGAAGGCGCACGAGCGCCTGCTGACGACGGCGATCACCGAGCTCAAGGGCCAGCTCGAGAACGTGCCCGTGACGGCCGGCCGCCTGGAGTACTACGACGCGTACATCGAGCAGCAGTGGCGCCTCTACGGCGAGCTGATCACGAAGTTCAGCGACACGCAGGCCAGCGAGGCGCAGTCGATGCTGGAGAACCAGATCGTCCAGCTCGGCCCGCCGAACATCGGCGGTGTCGAGGGGGAGACTCCCAAGATCGTCACCGTGGTCGTGGCGCCGCTGTTCGCGCTGCTGCTGGCCGTGGCCATCGCCTTCATGAAGGAGGCGACGTCGCACACCTTCCAGCGCCGGGCGGAGCTGGAGGACTTCACGGGCGTGCCCGTGCTGGCCAGTTTCCGCAAGATCTGAGGGGCGAGCATGAAGCACTTCATCAAGGAGTCGGCGGCGGGCCAGCGCCCGGATCCGTCCCATTTCGACCGCCGGATCCTGCCCGAGCTGGAAGGGCTCTACTCCGCGCTGCAGCCGCTGCTCCAGGCGAAGCGTCCGTTCATCTACATGGGCGCCAGCGACCAAGGCGAGGGCGTGAGCACGGTGAGCTGGGCGCTGGCCTACTACCTGGCCATGCGCGAGGGCGAGGAGTGCCTCTTCGTCGACGGCGACATCGTCCAGCCCACGATCCGCAACACGACCGGCCTGCCCGATCACGGCCTCAGCGAGTATCTTCGTGGCGACGTGGACTTCAAACTGCTACCTTTCGCCACGGAGCTCACCGACCTGGCGGCGATCCACGCCGGGCATCTGCACCAGAGCTTCGTGAAGCTCGCCGCGGAGCAGGCGGACGCCTTCGTCTCCGAGGCCACGCGCTACTATCGAGCGGTGATCTTCAACGGCCGGGCGGGATTCGACAAGTACGTCGAGCTCTGGGGGCGGCGCGCGGATGCGGTGCTGCTGCTGGCCAGCTACCGACGCACCAAGCGGGAGATCATGCTGCAGACGCTCCGCGGCTTCAAGACGGCGGGCATCCCCGTGACGGGGATGGTCTTCAACATGCGGGAGCACCCCATTCCCGACTTCCTCTACCGCCGTCTCTGACATGTACCGCGTCGTCTTCCAGAAGCCCTCGCTGTGGAAGCGCTTCGGCGGCCTGATCTCCTTCGATCCCACCTTGCTGGTCGCCGGTTTCGTGGGGATCCTCATGGGGTTGGCCTTCTTCGGCGGCAACTGGATGCAGGTGCTCGTCGTCAGCCTGGTGCCCTTCATCCTCTACGCCGTCGTCAAGAACACCATGGCGATGTTCCTGGTCTGGATCGGCACCTCGCCGATCCTCACCAACTTCGTCCGCATCGACATGGGCGCCGGCATTCCGGACATCACCGTGGACCGCGTGGCCTCGCTGCTCCTTCTCATGGCGCTCGTCTTCCAGGTCGCCCTGAAGATGCGGACGCTGCGCCGCATGGCGCCGGTGGAGTGGGTGATGCTCGCGATCTTCCTCGTGCTGTTGCCGGGCGTCGCGCGCGCGCGGGAGCCGGTGGCGGCCGGCCAGCTCATCTACGACCAGATCCTCACGCCCTTCATCGCCTTCTTCCTGGCGAAGAACCTCCTGACCTCGGAACGGGAGATCCGCGCCCTCGTGCTGACGCTGGGCATCGTGACGCTCTACTGCGCCGTGCTTGGCTTCCAGGAGCACTTCACCGAGTACAGCTTCTTCACGGACAACAACAAGCTGACCTGGCAGCAGGAGGGGATGGCCGACCGCATCCAGGGCCCCTTCAACTCGCCCCAGGTGCTGGGGACGGTCATGGTCGGGGGCATCGTCTTCTTCTTCTACCTCATGGTGAACGCGCGCTCGCTCTCCCGGCGGCTGCTGTCCCTGGGCATCCTGGTCATCTATTCGGTCGCGATCTACTGGACCTATCGCCGCTCGGTGTGGATGGGCTACGGGGCGACGCTCATCTTCCTCAGCGTGCTGGACCGGCGCTTCCGCAAGCCGGTGATGATCGCGATGCTCCTGGGCACCACGGTGTTCTTGCTGAACCTCAAGACCATCGAGGAGTCGCAGGTCTTCCAGGAGCGCATGGCGAACTCGCGCACGGTGAACGACCGCTACATCGTCTGGCTGACGTCCTACGAGATCGCCCGCCGCTTCCCTGTCTTCGGCACGGGCTTCGGCTGGTTCAGCTTCTACTATGACAAGTACTTCACCTTCTACGGCAACACCGTGAGCACGCCTTACGCGCACGGCATCACCTCGCCGCACAACTCGTACATCCGCCTCTGGGTGGAGGGCGGCGTCGTGCTGGTCGTGCCCTACCTGCTGATGCTCGTGTTCATGGTGCGGCGAATGCTGCAGCTCCTCTCGGGACGGCTCGTCCATCCCACCACGGGGACGATGGAGGTGATGGTCCTCATGGGGATGGCCATCACCCAGTACGTGCAGGCCCTGACCACGGACATGCTCTTTCACGCCGAGTACCCGACGATCATGATGTTCATGATCGCGGGCGTCCTGTTCCAGGATTGCACGAGGGTGCCGAAGCGCGGCCATGCGCCCGCCCTCGGCCGCGGCCTGCAGACCCCGTGAGACTCGCGATCCTGGCCCCGGGCGCGTCGCCCGCCTTCCTGCCCGAATCCCGGCAAGGCGTGGGCGGCGCGGAGCGCCAGCTCGCGTCCCTCGCCAGGGGGCTCGTCGCCCGCGGTCACGACGTGGACGTGCTGGTGGCCGCCGGCCCGGCCCTGGATCCCGAGCGGCCGCGGATCGTCGACGGCGTTCGCCTCTGGCCGAGCTTTCCCGCGGGCGGCCTGCCCGTCTTCAAGCTGATCCACCCCAAGGGGACCGCGCTCGCGGCCTTCCTGCGGCGCCGCGGCAGCGAGCTGCTGTTGCAGCGGGGGGCGTCGGAACTGACGGGCCTGGGGCGCGCGGTCACGGGCCTGCTCGGGCTGCCCTTCGTCTTCGCGTCGGCCAGCGACAGCGACTTCGTCCCCGGGCGCGAACTGCTTCCGCATCCCCAGGACCGGGTGCTCTTCCGTCAGGGTGTGGCGCGGGCGGACGCCATCGTCCTGCAGTCGGCGCGGCAGCGTCTGGCCCTGCGCCGTGCGCAGGGACGGGAGGGTTACGTCCTGCGCTCGTTCATGGGGGGGCCGCTGCCGCCGCGGCCGGCGCTGCCCGGCGGGAGGGCCGTCCTCTGGGGCGGCAACCTGCGGCCCGTAAAGCGCCCCGAGTGGCTTCTCGCCCTCGCCGACGCCCTGCCCGACCAGCGCTTCATCGTCTTCGGGGGCGTGGTCGCCGGGCAGGAGCGCTATGCGGCGCCTATTCAGCGCGCCTTGAATGCGCGGGCGAACGTGGACTACCGGGGCGCGGTGGCGCCCGAGGCGCTGCCGGGGATCGTGGCCGAGTGCGGGGTCCTGCTCATCACGTCGATCACCGAGGGCTTTCCCAACACGCTGCTCGAGGCCTGGAGCGGAGGGCTCGAAGTGGTCTCCACGGTCGATCCGGACAGGCTGCTCGCCGAGCGTGGCCTGGGGCTCGTGGGGAGGACGCTGGGCGAGCTCCAGGCGGGGTTGAAGGCGGCGGCGGCGGCGGGCGAAGTGGAGAAGGACGCCCGCCGTCGGCGCGCCTGGGAGCACCTGCGGCAGGAGCATGATTCCGCAGCGCTCCTGGAGAAGTGGGAGGGCGTCTTGCAAGGGGCCATCCGCGAGGTCCGTGGCTCCACGAGCACAGTTGCCGCGTCCGGCGGGCCTCAAGAAAGCCCGGGGCTCCTGCCTTTCCGGTAGATGCCGATCGAAGGGCTATGCTATACTGGGCGCGTTCAGCTGGAACGACATCCTTAGGTGACACTCGCTGAAACCGCTGGAGGCACTATCGAGCGATAGCTAACGACCTGTTCTGCCAGGCTTGAATCGCATCTCAGCTGTTCATCGAGGAGTTCGAGCTTGAAAAAGACTTCGATGGTGGCCAACTCCGCGGCGGAAGGCTATGGGGTCACCATGCAACCCCACTTGACCCTGGTTGCAGCCCCCGCCGTCTCTGGTGCCTACCAGCGAGGAGCCCTCGCCAAGCGAGCGTTCGACATCGTCGCCGCTGGGCTGGGTCTCGTCATCCTGTCGCCCCTGTTGCTGCTGGTGTACCTGGGTGTACGCCTCAGTTCCAGGGGACCCGCCATTTATACCCAGCGCCGTGTGGGGTTGGGGGGCCGTTGCTTCAACTTCTTCAAGTTCCGGACGATGGTGCATCGAAGCGACGACTCCATCCACCGCGCCTACTCCGAGCGGCTGATCAACGGCTGGAACGCCCGCCACGACAGCCGTGCCTTCAAGATGACGGACGACCCCCGCATCACGCCCATCGGCCGCTTCCTGCGCAAGTGCAGTCTCGACGAACTGCCGCAGCTCTTCAACGTGCTGCGCGGGGACATGAGCCTGGTGGGGCCGCGCCCTCCCATCGAGTACGAGGTCGAGTACTACCACGAGTGGCACAAGCAGCGCCTGCAGGCGAAGCCGGGCATCAGCGGCCTCTGGCAGGTCAGCGGCCGCAGCCAGGTGCCCTTCGACGAGATGGTGATGCTCGACATCCACTACATGGAGAACTGGTCCTTCCTGCTCGACCTCAAGATCCTGCTGCGCACGATCCCGGTGGTCATCTTCGGGGTCGGGGGGTATTGAGCGTCGTTCTTGCTAGATTCCCAGTCATGAGCGACCTGTCCCGGGGCACGATCCGGCATGGGCACGGGGCTGGGCGAGAGAGGCCGGCCCGGTCCCGCTGCGGGATGCGCCGACCGGCGGCCACGTGAGGAGAGCCATGATCAGCATCGGTGTCGTGGGGGCGGGCTACTGGGGCCCCAATCTCATCCGGAACTTCGTGAATCAGAGCGGCGCCCAGGTGACGCGCGTCAGCGACCTGTCCCGCGAGCGGCTTCAGCACATGGAGCGGCTCTACCCCTTCCTCGACACCACGCAGGACTACCGCGAGCTGATCGAGGACCCGGGCCTGGACGCCATCGTGATCGCGACGCCGGTGACCAGCCACGCCAAGATCGCGCGCGAGGCGATCGAGGCCGGCAAGCACATCTTCGTCGAGAAGCCCCTCACCAACAGCGCCGAGGACAGCCTGCAGCTGGTGAAGCTCGCGCGCGAACGGGGGCTGGCCGGGATGGTGGGGCACACGTTCATCTATTCGCCCGCCGTGCTCAAGATCAAGGAGCTGCTCGACTCCGGCGAGCTGGGCGAGGTCTACTACATGAGCTCGACGCGCGTGAACCTGGGGCTCTTCCAGGAGGACATCAACGTGGTCTGGGACCTCGCGCCCCACGACCTGTCGATCTTCAACTTCCTGCTGGGCGCGGAGCCGGAGCGGGTGCAGGGCGTCGGGCACAGCTACATCCAGCCCGGCATCGAGGACGTCGCCTTCCTCACCTACGGCTTCCCCGGCGGACGTCTCGCCCACGTGCACGTGAGCTGGCTGGATCCGAACAAGATCCGGCGCATCACCGTGGTGGGCTCGAAGAAGATGCTCGTCTACGACGACACGTCGAACGTGGAGAAGATCCGCGTCTACGACAAGGGCGTCGACGTGCACCGCCACTACGACACCTTCGGCGAGTTCCAGCTGGCCTATCGCTTCGGCGACATCCACATCCCCAAGCTGGACGACGGCGAGCCTCTCAAGGCCGAGACCGCCCACTTCCTCGAGTGCATCCGCCAGGGGGTGCCCTGCCAGTCAGGACTCGAGCACGGGCATCAGGTCGTCTGCGCGCTGGAGGCCGGGTGCACGTCCATTCGCGAGGGTGGACGCCGCGTCGAAATCGACTACAATCTGTCGAAGGCGATCTGACCAGGGGGCGACGCCATGGAGGGTGAGCCGCTGATCCCGGAGCACGTGCGCCTGGAGGCGCCGCGCCATCTCGATCCCAACGTGCTGCTGGGCTACCGCACCGGACGTCGCGACGTCCCGCTGGAGCTGCTGATCGGCGCGGGCGCGCACCTGCGCTCGGGAACGGTGATCTATCAAGGCAGCCGCATCGGGGCCGGGCTCGAGACGGGCCACAACGTCGTCATCCGCGAGCAGAACAGCATCGGCGAGCACCTGTCGGTGTGGAACAACACCGTCATCGACTATGGCTGCGTGATCGGCAACGGCGTCAAGATCCACAGCAATTGCTACATCGCGCAGTTCACGGAGATCGGCGACGGGGCCTTCCTCGCCCCGGGCGTGACCATCGCCAACGATCCCCACCCGGGCTGCCCGCAGTCGGCCGAGTGCATGCGCGGGCCGATCATCGAGGCCGGCGCGCAGATCGGCGTGAACGTCACCCTGCTGCCCATGGTGCGCATCGGCGCGCGGGCGCTGGTGGGCAGCGGCGCGGTGGTGACGCGCGACGTGCCGCCGGAGACGGTGGTCTACGGCAACCCGGCGCGCGTGGGGCGCTCGATCTACGCGCTCGGCTGTCCCGTGGATCTGCGCGAACGACCCTATGACCCACCCGACTGAGCTGTCGATCCGCCGCCTGCTCGTCCTGGCCTCCACACTGGGCGTGGGCGGCGGCGAGAAGGTGCTGGCCAGCCTGCTGCGCGGACTGCGCGCGGCGGGTGTCTCGGTGGAGCTCTGCTACCTCAAGTCGCCGGGGCCGGTAGGGGAGGCGCTCGCCGCCGACGGCTGCGCGAGCCATGCGCTCGGACTGGCCGACACGCGTTCGCCGCGCGCCCTGCCGGCGCTCCTGCGCCTGCTGCGCGAGCGACAGCCTGATCTCCTCTACGTCCAGGACCACCACGACTGCCTCTTCTGGGGACGCCTGGCGGCGGCGCTTCACGGCTTCCTGCCGACGCTCTCGCCGGTGCACAGCTCGGCCGCCGGGCGCCTGCGCGCCTACCGTCTCTACAACCGACTCCTGCTCGGCCTGAGTCCGAACCTCGCGACCCTCGGGGGCTGGCAGGAGCGGGCCCTGGAGCGGCGCGAGGGCGTTCCGCGCGGGCTGTGGCGGCGCATCCCGAATCCTGTCCCCGATCTCGAGCGATTCCTGGCGACGGAGGTCCCCGCCCAGCGCCAGGGCGGCGCCGTGGAGCTGGTCTGCGTCGCCGGGCTGCGCCCGGAGAAGCGCCTGGAGCGGCTGCTGCGGCTCGTCGACGCCCTGCGGCGCCGACGCACCGCCCGTCTCACCCTGATCGGCGACGGACCGGAGCGGCCCCGCCTCGAGGCGCTGGCGGGAGAACTCGGGCTGGGCGGATCGCTGCGGCTGCTGGGGCAGCGCGACGACATCGCCGCCCTGCTGCCCGACCACGACCTCTTCGTGCTCGGCAGCGAGGAGGAGGCGCTGCCGCTGAGCGTGCTCGAGGCCCAGGCGGCGGGACTGCCGGTGGCAGCGCCCCCGCACGGGGCGCTGCCGGAGCTTCTCGGCGGCGAGCGCGGGCTGCTGCTGAACGGCGACGACCCCGCGCACTGGGCGGAGCAGATCGACCGCTTCCTCGTCGCGCCCCCGTCCCCGGCGGCGAGGGAGGCGCTGCGGCGGCGCGTGGCCCGGGACCATGCGCCGGAGCGATTCACCGCGCGCTACGGACGCTTCCTGGCCGCGCTCGGAGGGCAGGGCTGATGCGGGTTCTGCAGGTCAACAAGTTCCTCTACCGGAAGGGCGGGGCGGAGATCGTCTGCCTCGGTCTGGGCGACGCCCTGCGGGCGGCCGGCCACGAGGTCTGCTACTTCGGCATGGACGACCCGCGCAACGTCGCGACGGATGACGCCGACCTCTACCCGGCGACCGTGGACTACCACGCCCGGCGCGGCGCGCTGCGCAAGGCGCGCGAGGCGATGCGCACGATCTACGGCGTCCAGGCGCGCCGCGGCATGGCGGCGCTGCTGGATCGTCGACGCCCCGCGATCGTGCATGCGCACAACATCTACCATCAGCTCACCCCGTCGATCCTGGCGCCTGCGCGGGACCGCGGCATCCCGGTGCTGCTGACCTTGCACGACCTGAAGCTGCAGTGCCCGGTCTACCTGTTCCTGCGCGACGGCAAGCTCTGCGAGGAGTGCCTCGGGCGCATGCCCTGGCCGGTGCTCGCGCATCGCTGCAAGGACGGCGGCCTCGCGGAGAGCGCGGTGCTCTTCGCGGAGGCGGCCCTGCACCGATTGCTCGGGAGCTATGCGCGCGGCGTGACGCTCTTCACCGCGCCGAGCGTTTTCCTGCGCGAGAAGATGATCGCCGGCGGGGTGCCGGCCGAGCGCATCGTCCACCTGCCGAATGCGCTGCCCTTCGGCGAGGACGTCCTCGCCGCGCCCTACGCGCCGCCGCCCCGGCGCGATCGCCCGCGGCTCTTCTGGGCGGGGCGGGTGAGCCCGGAGAAGGGTCTCGGCACGCTGCTGCGGGCTGTCGCGCGCTGCGACGCGCCGGTGGAGCTCCAGCTCGCTGGAGACGGCCCCGCCGACGCGGCCCTGCGCGCGCTGGCGGACGAGCTCGGTCTTCGCGACCGCGTCGAGTGGCTGGGGCGGCTGCCCCGCGGCGACATCGCGGCGCGGGTGCGCGAGGCCGACGGCTGCATCGTCCCCAGCGAGTGCTACGAGAACGCGCCGCTCTCCGTGCTCGAGTCGATGGCGCTGGGGCGGGCCCCGCTGGTCAGCGATCTGGGCGGGCTGCCCGAACTGGTGGACGACGACAGCGGCTGGCGCTTTTCCGCGGGCGATCCCGCAGCCCTGGCGGCCTGCCTGGCGGCGTGGGCGGCGGACCCGTCGGAGAGGGAGCGCCGAGGCCGCGCCGCCCACGCGAACGCCCGGGCGCGCTTCTCGCCGCAAGTGGTTCTGGACCAGACCCTTGCGCTCTACGAGCGCGCCCTGCGGAACGCCTGAACCCGCCGGAATCCTGTTGCCAGTCCCAGGGGCGGCTGCTATCCTCCCGCCGCTCGTGGCCACAGGGAGGAGAGAAAAATGTTCAAGCGCAGCCTCGTGCTGCTGGCGCTGCCGTTGGCGCTGAGCGCCTGCAGTTCCAAGCAG
Above is a genomic segment from Candidatus Latescibacterota bacterium containing:
- a CDS encoding sugar transferase — translated: MGSAGATPFAQDGDLVAFPVRDPWYYRASKRLMDILFSGVGILLFLPLMVPLAIIIKLESDGPIFFRQIRVGKGRRHFVCYKFRSMVADAESLKEEISYLNEAEGPMFKIRDDPRITPLGRFLRRSSLDELPQLFNVLKGDMSIVGPRPQIPSEVELYEPWHYRRLEVQPGITCLWQVSGRSSIGFDEWMRLDMEYVKLRSLVFDVKLLLRTLPAIIARRGAY
- a CDS encoding glycosyltransferase family 39 protein; this encodes MTTALGQSSTRWGGHWPLACALLLGVVLRLYHLTASGFWVDEIITLDAVRVVREVSAGHLLRDLHGPLYTAALALGAEALSGERLRLISALAGALAVLPVHAWARRVSGERSAALVAWLAALSPFAVWYSQELRNYSFVLLLAASCLWAAERWRERGTPRWGDFALFVGIAWLGLLANLTFALLLLGLAVALLVAVPGRRRRQAAWLGLAALLLALLSLPWIRSFVETMAPQRLVLDVPGWRDAPLRGAPSFSPMALPYTFYALLMGFSWGPSLGELHGSLGAALGRHSLALGVAGLVLAPLMVLGFARQTRSRRWEIVAILAVCLGLATALALKNFKVYNVRYVSMVWPLLLLLLADGILALRPRRWRQLATALVLGLFAGSLAQYYWNPAYAKEDVRGAARRLAAEAEAVPVVVAVVGAPFDYYFRGNVPTAQLWPGMRSDDIRAKVAALGEPARLKLVSARDWEWGGSEALLRAFTGYREVGSATLRGVRIYTLEKRP
- a CDS encoding polysaccharide export protein, with amino-acid sequence MTVHTIHEAATLQEEGIAVPEPRYLLGPGDVLRATFVGETALDSNVKVSPDGRVLLPLLDQPILAAGLTLEELQSAIVDSLTRYLVDPQVFVHLVELGSQHVFVLGEVRTPQLAKSEPLTLAGAIAACGGLTPDGQKKQVIVIRRVPGQDPVVFDINFSKLLKGESLLPDIPLQRYDIVVVPKSRVANLRDFVDAAFGNSLVALRFGLDAIVFENALSKELNLYYSN
- a CDS encoding O-antigen ligase family protein, coding for MYRVVFQKPSLWKRFGGLISFDPTLLVAGFVGILMGLAFFGGNWMQVLVVSLVPFILYAVVKNTMAMFLVWIGTSPILTNFVRIDMGAGIPDITVDRVASLLLLMALVFQVALKMRTLRRMAPVEWVMLAIFLVLLPGVARAREPVAAGQLIYDQILTPFIAFFLAKNLLTSEREIRALVLTLGIVTLYCAVLGFQEHFTEYSFFTDNNKLTWQQEGMADRIQGPFNSPQVLGTVMVGGIVFFFYLMVNARSLSRRLLSLGILVIYSVAIYWTYRRSVWMGYGATLIFLSVLDRRFRKPVMIAMLLGTTVFLLNLKTIEESQVFQERMANSRTVNDRYIVWLTSYEIARRFPVFGTGFGWFSFYYDKYFTFYGNTVSTPYAHGITSPHNSYIRLWVEGGVVLVVPYLLMLVFMVRRMLQLLSGRLVHPTTGTMEVMVLMGMAITQYVQALTTDMLFHAEYPTIMMFMIAGVLFQDCTRVPKRGHAPALGRGLQTP
- a CDS encoding glycosyltransferase family 4 protein — protein: MRLAILAPGASPAFLPESRQGVGGAERQLASLARGLVARGHDVDVLVAAGPALDPERPRIVDGVRLWPSFPAGGLPVFKLIHPKGTALAAFLRRRGSELLLQRGASELTGLGRAVTGLLGLPFVFASASDSDFVPGRELLPHPQDRVLFRQGVARADAIVLQSARQRLALRRAQGREGYVLRSFMGGPLPPRPALPGGRAVLWGGNLRPVKRPEWLLALADALPDQRFIVFGGVVAGQERYAAPIQRALNARANVDYRGAVAPEALPGIVAECGVLLITSITEGFPNTLLEAWSGGLEVVSTVDPDRLLAERGLGLVGRTLGELQAGLKAAAAAGEVEKDARRRRAWEHLRQEHDSAALLEKWEGVLQGAIREVRGSTSTVAASGGPQESPGLLPFR
- a CDS encoding sugar transferase; this encodes MQPHLTLVAAPAVSGAYQRGALAKRAFDIVAAGLGLVILSPLLLLVYLGVRLSSRGPAIYTQRRVGLGGRCFNFFKFRTMVHRSDDSIHRAYSERLINGWNARHDSRAFKMTDDPRITPIGRFLRKCSLDELPQLFNVLRGDMSLVGPRPPIEYEVEYYHEWHKQRLQAKPGISGLWQVSGRSQVPFDEMVMLDIHYMENWSFLLDLKILLRTIPVVIFGVGGY